The genomic segment TTCTGCAGTTACAGGTGTATCTCCAAAACCGAATTTAGTACCTATGCTTTTGGGTGCTGCAGAAAGAAATGCTAAATGGAAAATGATTGATAGATGGTGGTTAACTAGAGAAGTACAGGGTAATGAGGTTCCAATGGTTCTTTCAGACAGTTTAAACCCAGCGTTTAACAATAATGTGGACTATCAAAAAATGTTTTACCAACCTGGTACCAATAAGCAGTATAATTTAAGTGTTCGTGGAGGTAGTGAAAAATCTAACTACAGGTTTTCTTTGGGTTACTTAAACTCTGAAGGGGTTCTAAAAGGAACAGGCTTTAAACGTTACAATTTATCCGCAAATACAAATTTTAAAGTAGGTTCTAAGTTTAGAAATCAATTTAGAATATTGGCATCTATTACAGATAACCAAACAGGGCAAGGAAACCCTTATGGAGGTTCATTTAACTTAAATGCTACCTTGCCTGTTAGTCCAACGAATTTAAATTCCTCCTTATTCGCCATTAGTGATAAAAAAAGAAAGTCTTTAACAGGAGAGTTAACAGATAAATTAAATACGGACAAGGAATTTAAATCTACCTTTTCTAACTTTGCTACTTTAGATCTTTTTGATGGTTTAACTTTAAACTCGCAATTAACCTACGTTTATAGTAGTATTAAAAAGAACTTTTATGAACCTTCAACCATTAGAACAAATAAAGATGGTTTTGCAAGCTACACACTATACAACCGTCAAAATTTATCTTCTGATTTGTATTTAAGTTATTTTAAAAACTTTGGAGGCAACCATGAAGTTTCAGCAATTTTAGGGAATAAAATAGATTATAACCAGTACGAAGATTTAGGAACGTTTGCAGTAGGCTTTGGTAGTGATGCTATAAAAGTGATTAATAGTAGATACACAAAAGACGAAATTTCTGGATATTCAGATATTAATTCCAACGCTTTATTATCTTATTTTGCAAGAGCTACTTATAAATATAAAGAGAGATACATTTTTAGTGGAAACTTTAGTATCGATGGTTCTTCTAGATTTGGTACAGATGTTCGTTGGGCAAAATTCCCTTCTGCTTCTTTAGCTTGGATTTTTTCAGACGAGCCTTTTTTAAAACCAATTTTATCTGACTTTGTAGATTTTGCAAAATTAAAAGTTACTTGGGGGATTAACGGAAAACAATTTAGAGAAAATTTCTTACGATTTGGCGCCTATAATTTAGGATATGGGGGTGCAGCTTATTGGACCAATCAAATGAATGTTTCTTCTTATGCAGGTACAACAGGAGTAGTTCCAAACTATAATCAAATTGGAAATAAAAAACTATCCTGGGAAAATTCCGAACAATGGGATATTGGATTAGAATTAGACATGTTTAACAGGCGACTAAACTTTAGTTTCGATGCCTATCACAAACAAACAGATAAGTTATTGTTTGACGTATCCCTTCCTGGATATTCTGGTTACAATAGAGCAAAATCAAATATTGCAGGGGTATTAAATTATGGTTGGGAAGCTTTTCTTACTTATCATATTTTTCCAAGAACAAACGATCTACGCCTTTCCTTTGATATTGGTTTAAGTAGAAACGAAAATTATGTTACGAACTTACCAAATGGAAATAGAGATTACATTGGAGAGTCTGGAGATTATGGTTATGTTGTGGGTAGACCGCTTAATTTATACAAGTTTTTTACAAACGATTATATTTTAGATGATTTAAATCAACTACCGGTAAACCCTTACACAGGAGAACCACTTGCAGGAAAATCTGCTTGGGCAAAGATACAGCCAGGATTTCCTATTTGGAAAGATTTAAACGGAGATTATATTTTAAATGAAACTCACGATTATCAATTATCAAGAGAATTCTCTCCAATTCCAGATATTCAAGGTTCTTTTAACATCAATTTAAAATACAAAGCTTGGTACTTACAAATGTACAGCCAATTCTCTTTTGGGGCAGATATTTTTAACTCCACTTTAAATAGTTATATGAATAGTTATGATAGAGGAGGAAATAGATGGGCAGAAAAAGGTTTGGCAGATTTAAGCGCACATACTTTCTGGGACAAACCAGGAGATGGTGCTGCTGGAGTTCGTTTCCCTGCATTGTATCCTGCTGTTGGAAGTTTAGGTGCTTTTTATAGATTTAGACCAAACCAATCTCTATGGATTGAAAGTGGAGATTATTGGAAAATAACAAATGCCTCTATTGGGTATACGTTTTCTGGAGAAAGTTGGATGAAAAACATTGGTTTAAACCGTTTACGTATTTATGGATCTGTATTAAACCCATATATGTGGCAACGTTCCAAAGCTGTTGTAGATGCTTCTTTGGTAAATGCTAAAGGGTATACTTTTGGAAATGGATACCCACAAGCAAGAACTTTTTCTATTGGTATTGATGCAAAATTTTAAACTAAAAAAAACAAAGATGAAAAACATTAAAAAATATACAGTTCTTATAATGATCGTAGGTTTGTTTGCTACTTTTAGTTGCACAAGTATATTAGATCAAGAACCCGTAAATATTACACATCCAGATGTATTCTGGGACAGTCAACCAAACGCAGAGCAAGCATTAGCAGGCGCCTATGCAACGTTTAAAAATGCAATTACTAAAAACGCAAATTTTATCTATTGGGGAGACCTTCCTGCGATGACTTTTATAAACAGTAGAGATTGGATTAGCAATTACATAGAAAACAGTGGAAATTATGTATTGCCTTACAGAGGAGATACTAGAAATTGGAAAAATTTATATAGAGCTGCAAACTGGGCATTAACTATAGAAAAATACGTTTCTGAAATGCCAAATAACTTATTTACTTCTAAAAAAGAAAAAGATAGAATTATCGGAGAAGCCGCTTTTATTAGAGGACTTTCTTATTTTTGGATTGCACGTGTCTGGGGAGATGCTCCTATTGTAAATGAATCTATAGAATCTTCAAATCAATTAATAAATAGCGACGGATTTGTACTAAGAATTCCAAGATCTAACGAATTAGAAGTATTAGACTTTGCTTTAGAAGCAACTAATAAAGCAATAAATTATTTAGATTATTCGTCACCAGGTTCTACAAACTGGGCTATAAAAGCAAATAAAGCAAGTGCAGAAGCATTGAAAGCAGACCTTACACTTTGGTATGCTGCTAGAGATAATGATAACCCAGAAATGTTAAAAACAGCTATTAATGCAGCAACAAACGTTATTAATAATAGTGGTGCAGTACTTATAGATTATGTAGCGGAAGGCAAAGAAGGTTTTGATAATATGTGTATTGGAGGGTCTAAAACAGCTTTGTTTGAAATTAATATGAATTCTAGCATGAACGAATCTTTTCGTATTTCTAGCGGCGGAAATCATTACACTGGTTTAACTTTAAATTTTCCTATTTGGAAAAATAAAAATACAAGTACATCTCCAATAATAGATCCAGATTTTTATGGAAAAAAAATGATGGCTAATGATCCTGACAGAACAAATGATATACGAAAAAAATTATTTTTCTATGATTACGAGAGTGATGAAAATTCTTTTCCATTAAAATATTCACACACCTCGCAAGACACAGATTCTAAAGATGCGTATGCACTATTTACAGAGTCAAATATTCTACTTTACAGAATGGCAGATGTACACCTGATTAGAGCAGAAGCCTTTGCAAAATCTAACCAAGCTGCAAACGCAGTAGCAGATTTAAATTTAACAAGAAGTAAAGCAAATGTACCTAACTATACAGGAAATATGGACAAAGAAAGCTTGATTAAAGCCATTTTTGAAGAACGTTCTATCGAATTTGTTATAGAAGGAAAATCGGCTTACGATCGTATTCGAATGAATTATTTCGAAGGTGTTCCTTGGATGACTCAAACTAGAATTGCCAAAAAAGGATATTTTTGGCCAATTTCTCCATCAATAATTTCCAACAATCCTTCTATTGTTCAAACAGAATTTTGGAGAGGATCTTTATAAAAATGATGATGAAACAGTCAACAATAAAAAATAAAACAATGAAAAATACATGGTTAATAGTAATTATACTTGTTTCGCTATACGCTTGTAATAGTGAAGAACAAATGATTGATGGTGGTTTAAGTAATGGAAATGTAAATCTAAGCACTTTCGATTTTCTAAAGTCTCACAAACAATTAGATACGCTTGCAATTTTAATAGAAAAAGCAGGAATGAAAAATAAAGTAAATGAGCAAACAACTCTTTTTGCCGCCAACAATGCATCCATTAAAAGATATGTAAACGCTGTATTAGCAAAAATGAGACAAACAGATCCAGAAGCGACATTTACCGTAAACGATATTCATATAGATACTTTAAAAAAATATATGGGAAGTTATATTTTTAATGGAAAAATAAAACGAGAAAATATGACAAAAGAAGGGAGTATATTAACCGCCTTTAATGGAGATGAAAGAAGAATTTCTTTAGAACCTGTTGAAAATTATACTAGTTATTTAGAAAGCTTTCCAGAATATGTTTATTATACTTATAAAGTAGGTAATGAGTGGAATGATTGGGATGATGAGAATTCAGACGACGAAAGTGTTTTGGTTAGAACATCTAATATAACAACCATAAATGGTGTTGTTCACGTATTGCAGGGTACACATGTTTTATTCAACTATAAAAATAATTAAAATTTAAACGTATGAAAAATTTAATAACAATTTTATTATTTATTGTAGCTGTAGCCTCTTGTACACCTCCAGAGGTTGGCTACATAGACGATAATATACACGCCCTACAAGATACTATTTTTGTACCAAGAGGAACGTTTCTACTTTCCGCAGTTCCTGCTGTTGAAGGCTCTACATATCCTTTAGAATGGGAAATTACAGGAATAACAGATGCAGATGGAAACCCGACTGACGA from the Polaribacter cellanae genome contains:
- a CDS encoding RagB/SusD family nutrient uptake outer membrane protein, whose translation is MKNIKKYTVLIMIVGLFATFSCTSILDQEPVNITHPDVFWDSQPNAEQALAGAYATFKNAITKNANFIYWGDLPAMTFINSRDWISNYIENSGNYVLPYRGDTRNWKNLYRAANWALTIEKYVSEMPNNLFTSKKEKDRIIGEAAFIRGLSYFWIARVWGDAPIVNESIESSNQLINSDGFVLRIPRSNELEVLDFALEATNKAINYLDYSSPGSTNWAIKANKASAEALKADLTLWYAARDNDNPEMLKTAINAATNVINNSGAVLIDYVAEGKEGFDNMCIGGSKTALFEINMNSSMNESFRISSGGNHYTGLTLNFPIWKNKNTSTSPIIDPDFYGKKMMANDPDRTNDIRKKLFFYDYESDENSFPLKYSHTSQDTDSKDAYALFTESNILLYRMADVHLIRAEAFAKSNQAANAVADLNLTRSKANVPNYTGNMDKESLIKAIFEERSIEFVIEGKSAYDRIRMNYFEGVPWMTQTRIAKKGYFWPISPSIISNNPSIVQTEFWRGSL
- a CDS encoding SusC/RagA family TonB-linked outer membrane protein, whose amino-acid sequence is MKQHFLKNLLFVLLLITYTVSGQTKTISGKIIDENGEPLLGASILIKKSKKGTSSDFDGNFKINAKATDILIVTYIGYDKKEVLISGKDSLTIILKPSAEALDEIVLIGYQKVRKKDVTGAVTSISAKQIEDIPVVTVSSLIATQSTGVQNITMSGAPGARQSLVIRGNTSLSGQLDANTAFSNPLYVIDGVQTSLEDLAGYNVSNVDFLASLNPNDIESIDILKDASAAAIYGSRGANGVIIITTKGGKALDKPEFSFSAVTGVSPKPNLVPMLLGAAERNAKWKMIDRWWLTREVQGNEVPMVLSDSLNPAFNNNVDYQKMFYQPGTNKQYNLSVRGGSEKSNYRFSLGYLNSEGVLKGTGFKRYNLSANTNFKVGSKFRNQFRILASITDNQTGQGNPYGGSFNLNATLPVSPTNLNSSLFAISDKKRKSLTGELTDKLNTDKEFKSTFSNFATLDLFDGLTLNSQLTYVYSSIKKNFYEPSTIRTNKDGFASYTLYNRQNLSSDLYLSYFKNFGGNHEVSAILGNKIDYNQYEDLGTFAVGFGSDAIKVINSRYTKDEISGYSDINSNALLSYFARATYKYKERYIFSGNFSIDGSSRFGTDVRWAKFPSASLAWIFSDEPFLKPILSDFVDFAKLKVTWGINGKQFRENFLRFGAYNLGYGGAAYWTNQMNVSSYAGTTGVVPNYNQIGNKKLSWENSEQWDIGLELDMFNRRLNFSFDAYHKQTDKLLFDVSLPGYSGYNRAKSNIAGVLNYGWEAFLTYHIFPRTNDLRLSFDIGLSRNENYVTNLPNGNRDYIGESGDYGYVVGRPLNLYKFFTNDYILDDLNQLPVNPYTGEPLAGKSAWAKIQPGFPIWKDLNGDYILNETHDYQLSREFSPIPDIQGSFNINLKYKAWYLQMYSQFSFGADIFNSTLNSYMNSYDRGGNRWAEKGLADLSAHTFWDKPGDGAAGVRFPALYPAVGSLGAFYRFRPNQSLWIESGDYWKITNASIGYTFSGESWMKNIGLNRLRIYGSVLNPYMWQRSKAVVDASLVNAKGYTFGNGYPQARTFSIGIDAKF